From Pseudomonas sp. StFLB209, a single genomic window includes:
- a CDS encoding Mpo1-like protein, with product MAKRLPNLHSWQWRGYAATHRHPTNLTLHLLAVPLFILAALLLLDGVLSWSLTSIAIGVIGLAAALGLQRHGHRLEKQPPEPFANRSDAVSRLVMEQFVTFPRFVFSGAWWRAWKDRHRH from the coding sequence ATGGCCAAGCGACTTCCCAACCTGCACAGCTGGCAATGGCGTGGCTATGCGGCCACGCACCGCCATCCGACCAACCTGACCCTGCACCTGCTTGCCGTACCACTGTTCATACTCGCGGCGCTGTTGCTGCTGGACGGGGTGTTGTCCTGGAGCCTGACCTCCATTGCCATCGGCGTGATTGGCCTGGCGGCGGCGCTGGGCCTGCAACGGCATGGGCACCGGCTGGAAAAACAGCCACCAGAACCTTTCGCCAATCGCAGTGATGCGGTGAGTCGGCTGGTGATGGAGCAATTCGTGACCTTCCCGCGCTTTGTGTTCAGTGGCGCCTGGTGGCGCGCCTGGAAGGACCGGCATCGGCATTGA
- a CDS encoding acyl-CoA thioesterase, whose amino-acid sequence MTFAQLLAAVADNPHSLTIPGHWAQGRASFGGLVAALQYQAMRTQVEASRQLRSLAITFVAPVAPDVPVAFETDILRQGSAVTQVLGRTVQNGAVTTLIQGSFGAARDSIVSFAPAPMSTDVPPLERCTALPFIKGVMPDFFQHLDIQWGLGGLPYSGTPAPAIGGYVRLRDAQPQPLTEAHILALVDAWPPGLLGWLSKPAPHSSLTWTIEFIHPQPQITTLDWCRYHAQVEQAAAGYGHVAATLRAPDGELIAISRQTVTVFG is encoded by the coding sequence ATGACCTTTGCCCAATTGCTCGCCGCCGTAGCCGATAACCCTCATTCGCTGACCATCCCCGGGCACTGGGCGCAAGGCCGGGCCAGCTTTGGCGGCCTGGTGGCAGCGCTGCAGTACCAGGCCATGCGCACCCAGGTCGAGGCCAGCCGACAACTGCGCTCGCTGGCAATCACCTTTGTCGCCCCGGTGGCCCCTGACGTGCCGGTCGCATTTGAAACAGACATCCTGCGTCAAGGCTCAGCAGTCACCCAGGTGCTGGGCCGCACCGTGCAAAACGGCGCAGTCACGACCCTGATTCAGGGCAGCTTCGGCGCTGCACGCGACTCGATAGTAAGTTTCGCGCCGGCCCCGATGAGCACCGACGTGCCGCCGCTCGAACGTTGCACCGCGCTGCCATTTATCAAAGGCGTCATGCCGGATTTCTTCCAGCACCTGGACATCCAGTGGGGGTTGGGCGGGTTGCCGTACAGCGGCACCCCGGCACCGGCCATTGGTGGTTACGTACGGCTGCGCGATGCTCAGCCACAGCCACTGACCGAAGCCCATATTCTGGCACTGGTCGATGCATGGCCGCCCGGCCTGCTCGGCTGGCTGAGCAAACCGGCGCCGCACAGCTCACTGACCTGGACCATCGAATTTATCCACCCGCAACCGCAAATCACCACACTGGACTGGTGCCGTTACCATGCACAGGTTGAACAGGCGGCGGCCGGTTACGGCCATGTCGCCGCCACGCTACGTGCGCCGGACGGCGAGTTGATCGCCATCAGCCGCCAGACCGTGACCGTGTTTGGCTAA